One genomic segment of Gottschalkia acidurici 9a includes these proteins:
- a CDS encoding 5-formyltetrahydrofolate cyclo-ligase, protein MDKNSVRKETLEKRKSMPLDEVSLKSDKVTDYLVSTDAYKNANTIMAYIDFRNEVKTENLIKRAVKDGKKIVIPISVVETRQLILSELIDYDNELESGAYGILEPKKEFIRETDPKLVDLVLIPGVAFDKKGFRIGYGAGYYDRFLERVRPDVSKIALSFDLQMVDHAYPDSHDVPVDIVITENEIINCER, encoded by the coding sequence ATGGATAAAAATAGCGTAAGAAAAGAAACTTTAGAAAAAAGAAAATCTATGCCTTTAGATGAAGTTTCTCTAAAAAGTGATAAAGTTACTGACTACCTAGTATCTACAGATGCTTATAAAAATGCAAATACTATAATGGCATATATTGACTTTAGAAATGAAGTTAAAACTGAAAATCTTATTAAAAGAGCTGTTAAAGATGGTAAAAAGATAGTTATTCCTATTAGTGTAGTGGAGACTAGACAATTAATCTTATCAGAGCTAATAGACTATGATAATGAACTTGAGTCTGGAGCATATGGTATTCTAGAGCCTAAAAAAGAATTCATAAGAGAAACAGATCCAAAATTAGTTGATTTAGTTTTAATACCTGGGGTTGCTTTTGATAAGAAAGGCTTTAGAATAGGATATGGAGCAGGATACTATGATAGATTCCTTGAAAGAGTAAGACCAGATGTTTCTAAAATAGCTCTTTCTTTCGATCTTCAAATGGTAGATCATGCTTATCCTGATTCTCATGATGTTCCTGTAGATATAGTTATAACTGAAAACGAAATAATTAACTGTGAAAGATAG
- a CDS encoding response regulator transcription factor — MKNILIIEDEESVSEVLKAYLEKEKYKVHCAKRGLDGIKLFKSIDFKLVILDLMLPDISGEDICKKIRESSGVHIFMLTAKGTLDERIEGLNMGADEYLVKPFSPRELTARVNALFRRLDMNARSDSISHDGRLTIDYNERTVKINNKEIPFTPSEFDILYELKRNKGRVLTREQLIEQVFGMDFDGYDRTIDVHIKNIRKKIEEDTKNPKYIITVMKVGYKFGGED; from the coding sequence ATGAAAAATATTTTAATCATTGAAGATGAGGAAAGTGTATCAGAAGTTTTAAAAGCCTATCTTGAAAAAGAGAAGTATAAAGTACATTGTGCTAAAAGAGGATTAGATGGAATAAAACTTTTTAAATCAATAGATTTTAAATTAGTAATACTTGACTTGATGTTACCAGATATTAGTGGGGAGGATATATGCAAAAAAATACGTGAGAGTTCAGGTGTACATATATTTATGTTAACTGCAAAAGGAACATTAGATGAAAGAATAGAGGGTTTAAATATGGGAGCAGATGAATACTTGGTTAAGCCATTCAGTCCAAGGGAATTAACGGCAAGAGTGAATGCTCTTTTTAGAAGATTAGACATGAATGCAAGATCAGATTCAATTTCTCATGATGGAAGACTGACTATTGATTATAATGAGAGAACAGTAAAGATAAATAATAAAGAGATACCATTTACACCTAGTGAATTTGATATACTATATGAACTTAAAAGAAATAAAGGTAGAGTTTTAACAAGAGAGCAATTAATAGAGCAAGTCTTCGGAATGGACTTTGATGGATATGATAGAACGATTGATGTACATATAAAAAACATACGTAAAAAGATAGAAGAAGATACTAAAAATCCTAAATATATTATTACTGTTATGAAAGTAGGATACAAATTTGGTGGTGAGGATTAA
- a CDS encoding sensor histidine kinase — protein sequence MQTIRKKLSIIFFTCSIIAILLIILFVNITINNKFNRYMIENQNKRYERIVSYFEEVYKREGKWTNDSGVELAHEAYMGNYCLTLMDIDKNFIWGMDPKDIKNNKHLNTMVVKDKGIYNVKTFEIKSDGKIVGYVDVGQYSPILLSEEDINFKVSINKSIIISGFLALIIITIVSLYFSRQLSIPMSDVINMSVNLSKGEFYTQSNVKSNIKELEDLRNSINILAEKLRCQDMLRRQLVSDISHEIRTPLNILQNNLEAMIDGIFPVTSERLNYLNEEVVRFGKLLNNLNELKEFESESINLHFEKISLSELMMDIYNEFYMIAKSGDVELDYKIENQMNNYIITGDRDKLKQVFINLLSNALKFTEKNGKVMIDLYESDKNIIVKVKDNGIGIKKEDSPFIFERLYRGDKSRNQIEGSGIGLTVVKSILQLHYARIEMESGEGEGTVFKVYFKKE from the coding sequence TTGCAAACAATTAGAAAGAAACTTAGTATTATATTTTTCACATGTTCAATTATAGCAATACTCTTAATTATATTGTTCGTAAATATAACAATAAATAATAAGTTTAATAGGTATATGATTGAGAATCAGAATAAAAGATATGAAAGAATAGTTTCTTATTTTGAGGAAGTGTATAAAAGAGAAGGGAAATGGACTAATGATTCTGGAGTAGAGCTAGCACATGAAGCTTATATGGGTAATTATTGTTTAACACTCATGGATATAGATAAAAACTTTATATGGGGAATGGATCCTAAAGATATAAAAAATAATAAGCACCTAAATACTATGGTAGTGAAAGATAAGGGTATTTACAATGTAAAAACATTTGAGATTAAATCAGATGGAAAGATAGTGGGATATGTGGATGTTGGACAGTACTCGCCTATACTGTTATCAGAAGAGGATATAAATTTTAAAGTCTCTATAAATAAAAGTATTATTATAAGTGGATTTCTAGCTTTAATAATAATTACTATAGTAAGCCTTTATTTTTCAAGACAACTATCGATTCCCATGAGTGATGTTATTAATATGTCTGTAAATTTATCCAAAGGCGAATTTTATACACAGTCTAATGTAAAGAGTAATATTAAAGAATTAGAAGACTTAAGGAATAGTATTAATATACTAGCTGAGAAACTAAGATGTCAGGATATGCTAAGAAGACAGTTAGTTTCTGATATTTCACATGAGATAAGAACACCTCTAAATATACTCCAAAATAATCTCGAAGCTATGATAGATGGAATATTTCCTGTAACATCAGAAAGATTAAACTATCTCAATGAAGAGGTAGTTAGATTTGGTAAACTATTAAATAATTTAAATGAACTAAAAGAGTTTGAATCTGAAAGTATTAATCTTCATTTTGAAAAAATATCATTATCTGAACTAATGATGGATATATATAATGAATTCTATATGATAGCAAAAAGTGGAGATGTAGAACTAGACTATAAGATAGAGAACCAAATGAATAATTATATTATAACTGGAGATAGAGATAAATTGAAACAAGTCTTTATAAACCTTCTATCTAATGCTTTAAAGTTTACTGAAAAAAATGGGAAAGTAATGATAGATTTATATGAAAGTGATAAAAACATTATTGTAAAAGTTAAAGACAATGGCATTGGAATTAAGAAAGAAGATAGTCCTTTTATATTTGAAAGACTTTATAGAGGCGATAAAAGTAGAAATCAAATAGAGGGCAGTGGTATAGGATTAACTGTTGTAAAAAGCATATTACAACTTCACTATGCAAGAATAGAAATGGAAAGCGGAGAAGGAG